Proteins co-encoded in one Corylus avellana chromosome ca9, CavTom2PMs-1.0 genomic window:
- the LOC132162161 gene encoding acetylglutamate kinase, chloroplastic-like, whose product MLTAKSLIKHYPPLSCSSKTRTQTQTPKKPNFAVPILHSPSPKARSLSITNSAQDDAGTAGQFRVDILSESLPFIQKFRGKTIVVKYGGAAMKSQELQASVVNDLVLLACVGLRPVLVHGGGPEINQWLKRVNIPPVFHEGLRVTDSQTMEIVSMVLVGKVNKHLVSLINRAGATAVGLSGMDGQLLTARPSPKSQQLGFVGEVARVDPTVLRPLIDNGHIPVVTSVAADESGQPYNINADTVAGELAAALGAEKLILLTDVAGILEDREDPDSLVKKISINGVKRMVEEGKVGGGMIPKVHCCVRSLAQGVRTASIIDGRVPHSLLLEIMTDKGAGTMITE is encoded by the coding sequence ATGTTGACGGCAAAATCCCTAATAAAACACTACCCACCTCTCTCATGCTCTTCAAAAACCCGAACGCAAACCCAAACCCCCAAGAAACCCAACTTCGCAGTCCCGATTCTCCACTCTCCCTCTCCCAAAGCACGCTCCCTCTCAATCACAAACTCGGCACAAGATGACGCGGGCACCGCCGGTCAGTTCCGAGTCGATATTCTATCGGAATCGCTGCCATTCATACAGAAATTCCGGGGAAAGACGATCGTGGTCAAGTACGGGGGCGCAGCCATGAAGTCACAGGAGCTCCAGGCCTCCGTCGTCAACGACCTAGTCCTCCTCGCCTGCGTTGGCCTTCGGCCCGTCCTCGTACACGGCGGCGGACCCGAGATCAACCAATGGTTGAAGCGCGTCAACATCCCTCCAGTCTTCCACGAGGGTCTCCGCGTCACCGACTCCCAAACCATGGAGATCGTCTCCATGGTGCTTGTCGGGAAAGTGAACAAACACCTGGTGTCCCTGATCAATAGGGCAGGCGCCACCGCCGTCGGGCTCTCTGGCATGGACGGCCAGCTCCTGACAGCCCGGCCCAGCCCCAAGTCCCAGCAACTAGGGTTTGTCGGCGAGGTCGCCCGCGTGGACCCCACCGTCCTGCGTCCGCTCATCGATAACGGACACATTCCGGTCGTGACGTCTGTGGCGGCAGACGAGTCGGGTCAGCCGTACAACATCAACGCGGACACGGTGGCGGGGGAGCTGGCGGCGGCGTTGGGGGCCGAGAAGCTGATCCTGCTAACGGACGTGGCGGGGATCTTGGAGGACAGGGAGGATCCGGATAGTTTGGTGAAGAAAATAAGCATTAACGGGGTGAAGAGGATGGTGGAGGAAGGGAAGGTCGGGGGTGGGATGATTCCCAAGGTCCATTGCTGCGTGCGATCGCTGGCGCAAGGCGTTAGGACTGCGAGTATTATTGATGGGAGGGTGCCGCACTCGTTGCTCTTGGAGATCATGACCGATAAAGGGGCTGGAACGATGATTACTGAGTGA